Proteins co-encoded in one Quercus robur chromosome 8, dhQueRobu3.1, whole genome shotgun sequence genomic window:
- the LOC126696508 gene encoding glycine-rich cell wall structural protein 2-like gives MASSRLLIGAAFLVLLFVDLAFAARSLGGGGGGGGGGGGGKGGGGGGGGGASGSGYGSGGGSGYGSGYGSGGGNGGGAGGGGGGGSGGGGGGGGGKGGGSGSGYGSGYGSGGGYGSGGGKGGGGGGGMGGGGGGGGGSGAGSGSGYGSGYGEGYGEGGGHGYDFP, from the exons ATGGCCAGCTCTAGGCTGCTGATTGGTGCTGCATTCTTGGTTTTACTCTTTGTGGACCTTGCCTTTGCTGCTAGATCATtaggtggtggaggaggaggag gaggaggaggaggtggtggtaagggaggaggagggggagggggTGGAGGTGCTTCTGGGTCTGGATATGGGTCTGGAGGTGGCTCTGGTTATGGGTCCGGATATGGGTCTGGTGGAGGGAACGGAGGTGGAGCAGGTGGTGGAGgaggtggtggtagtggtggtggtggaggtggaggtggagggaAAGGAGGTGGAAGTGGCTCTGGTTATGGCTCGGGATATGGAAGTGGTGGGGGATATGGAAGTGGAGGTGGTAAgggtggaggtggtggaggaggtatgggtggaggtggaggtggcgGTGGTGGTTCAGGCGCTGGCTCTGGCTCTGGCTACGGCTCAGGCTATGGAGAAGGATATGGGGAGGGGGGTGGCCATGGTTATGATTTCCCATGA